Proteins from one Streptomyces genisteinicus genomic window:
- the malQ gene encoding 4-alpha-glucanotransferase has translation MGLPRLAALHGVATTFSPSPGVTQVVPDDTVVAVLGALGVDATTPGAVRAALDRADRAEAERLLPPTVVVWQEPAGPLPAAGLAALPAGTVLRVETEQGPVLGPAAPARPGAPMPAGWAALPPGVHRLRAEAPDGRAGETTLIVAPGRAPGPGERSHGLLVQLYSLLSGRSWGMGDLGDLAELATWSGRSLGASFVQVNPLHAAVPGAPSDPSPYRPSSRRFPDPVHLRIEDVPEYGGADPAQRARLEELREEAAELRGAVLRKGALIDRDAVWALKREALEILHTVPLGPGRHAAYCDFLAEQGRALEDHATWCALAEVHGTSWRDWPVPLRDPSSPETAHARSELMDRVDFHSRLVWLTDTQLAAASRAAREAGMGVGVVHDLAVGVHPDGADAWAQQDVFAAGMSVGAPPDAFNARGQDWGLPPWRPDALAASAFAPYRGLLRGVLRNAGALRIDHVMGLFRLWWVPAGAPPTAGTYVRYDAEAMLAVLVLEADRAGAVVVGEDLGTVEPGVREALAARGVLGTSVLWFERDWDGDGLPLPPGRWREGCVATATTHDLPSTAARLTGGHVELRHRLGLLTRPLEEERAEDAADVQAWLAMLEESGVLPEGAGDEEGGIRAVYRFLLRTPARMTGVWLPDAVGDRRPQNLPGTWDQYPNWRLPVADAEGRPVTLEELAASPRLHRFFEVFGAPGSRTAPPGARP, from the coding sequence ATGGGCCTTCCCCGGCTCGCCGCGCTGCACGGCGTCGCCACCACCTTCTCGCCGTCCCCGGGTGTCACGCAGGTGGTGCCCGACGACACGGTCGTCGCCGTCCTCGGCGCGCTCGGCGTCGACGCGACGACGCCCGGTGCGGTGCGGGCCGCCCTGGACCGGGCCGACCGCGCGGAGGCCGAGCGCCTGCTGCCGCCGACGGTCGTGGTCTGGCAGGAGCCCGCGGGTCCGCTTCCGGCCGCCGGGCTCGCCGCCCTCCCCGCCGGCACGGTTCTGCGGGTCGAGACGGAGCAGGGTCCGGTGCTCGGCCCCGCCGCCCCCGCCCGTCCGGGGGCTCCGATGCCCGCCGGATGGGCCGCGCTGCCGCCCGGCGTCCACCGGCTGCGGGCCGAAGCGCCCGACGGGCGGGCGGGGGAGACCACGCTGATCGTGGCCCCCGGCCGGGCGCCCGGGCCGGGGGAGCGGTCCCACGGCCTCCTCGTCCAGCTGTACTCGCTGCTCTCCGGCCGTTCCTGGGGCATGGGCGACCTCGGCGACCTGGCCGAGCTGGCCACCTGGTCGGGGCGCTCCCTCGGCGCGTCCTTCGTCCAGGTGAACCCGTTGCACGCGGCCGTCCCGGGCGCCCCCTCCGACCCGTCCCCGTACCGGCCCTCCTCGCGGCGCTTCCCGGACCCCGTCCATCTGCGCATCGAGGACGTCCCCGAGTACGGCGGCGCGGACCCCGCGCAGCGCGCCCGGCTGGAGGAGCTGCGGGAGGAGGCCGCCGAACTCCGCGGAGCCGTCCTGCGCAAGGGCGCGCTCATCGACCGGGACGCCGTGTGGGCCCTCAAGCGCGAGGCGCTGGAGATCCTCCACACCGTGCCGCTCGGGCCCGGCCGGCACGCCGCGTACTGCGACTTCCTCGCCGAGCAGGGCCGCGCGCTGGAGGACCACGCGACCTGGTGCGCGCTCGCCGAGGTGCACGGCACCTCCTGGCGCGACTGGCCGGTCCCGCTGCGCGACCCCTCCTCGCCGGAGACCGCGCACGCGCGGAGCGAGCTGATGGACCGGGTCGACTTCCACTCCCGGCTGGTGTGGCTGACCGACACCCAGCTCGCCGCCGCCTCGCGGGCGGCCCGCGAGGCGGGCATGGGCGTGGGCGTGGTGCACGACCTGGCGGTCGGCGTCCACCCGGACGGCGCGGACGCCTGGGCCCAGCAGGACGTGTTCGCCGCCGGGATGTCCGTCGGCGCGCCGCCGGACGCGTTCAACGCCCGCGGCCAGGACTGGGGGCTGCCCCCGTGGCGGCCCGACGCGCTGGCGGCCTCCGCGTTCGCCCCGTACCGCGGGCTGCTGCGCGGGGTGCTGCGCAACGCGGGGGCACTGCGCATCGACCACGTCATGGGCCTGTTCCGCCTCTGGTGGGTGCCGGCGGGCGCCCCGCCCACCGCGGGGACCTACGTCCGCTACGACGCCGAGGCGATGCTCGCCGTGCTCGTCCTGGAGGCGGACCGGGCCGGCGCCGTCGTCGTGGGCGAGGACCTCGGCACGGTCGAGCCCGGCGTCCGCGAGGCCCTCGCGGCCCGCGGCGTGCTCGGCACCTCGGTGCTCTGGTTCGAGCGCGACTGGGACGGCGACGGTCTGCCCCTGCCGCCCGGACGCTGGCGCGAGGGCTGCGTCGCCACGGCGACCACCCACGACCTGCCGTCCACGGCGGCGCGGCTGACGGGCGGTCATGTGGAACTGCGCCACCGGCTCGGGCTGCTGACCCGCCCCCTGGAGGAGGAGCGGGCCGAGGACGCCGCCGACGTGCAGGCCTGGCTGGCGATGCTGGAGGAGTCGGGGGTGCTTCCGGAGGGCGCGGGCGACGAGGAGGGCGGCATCCGGGCCGTCTACCGCTTCCTGCTGCGCACGCCGGCCCGGATGACCGGAGTCTGGCTGCCGGACGCCGTCGGCGACCGCCGCCCGCAGAACCTGCCCGGCACCTGGGACCAGTACCCGAACTGGCGGCTGCCCGTGGCGGACGCCGAGGGCCGCCCGGTGACCCTGGAGGAACTCGCCGCCTCGCCCCGGCTGCACCGTTTCTTCGAGGTCTTCGGAGCGCCGGGGTCCCGTACGGCACCCCCGGGCGCGCGGCCCTGA
- a CDS encoding beta-N-acetylglucosaminidase domain-containing protein translates to MRLAGRRRTAAALAVAVISGLLGGAQPAAAAPGDPASPAGTARDPESAAAVPPLWPRPQSVRAGGGVLPLGHEATVVAAPGTDPYAAALLKDVLRDAGVRTVHDALPGRGPVFLLGGPGAGRALHALRAAETGDLPRGGYRLASGEVAGRATVALDGTGDDGLFHGVQTLRQLVTGDGVPHVVVRDWPGTAVRGTTEGFYGTPWTHRQRMEQLDFMGRTKQNRYLYAPGDDPYRQAMWREAYPAVQRAEFRELAEHARRNHVVLAWAVAPAQSMCLSDDGDIRALNRKIDAMWALGVRAFQLQFQDVSYSEWHCGKDARAFGSGPAAAAKAHARVADAVARHLADRHPGAEQLSVVPTEYYQDGPTDYRRALAAELDDGIRVGWTGVGVVPRTITGRELAETREAFGRPLVTMDNYPVNDWAQDRIFLGPYTGRDPAVAGGSAALLVNAMEQASASRIPLFTAADFAWNPKGYRPQESWRAALDDLAGGDARAREALGALAGNDASSILSPDTESAYLRPLMDEFWRTRATTDAQAQERAADALRSAFAVMREAPGRLDSTAGGDLADEVRPWLDQLSRYGHAGEKAVDMLLAQSRGDGQAAWDASLALEPLRERLSASRVTVGKGVLGAFLDRAEKESRAWTGADRAGAGKGGDTVRLAGPRPVTAVTTMTEPGHTSPGHLEGHVPGEGWRRLAPLSAGGWTQTDVKELTVDALRVAPDGPRPPAVRALVPWFADEPAAGLALDREQAGAEIGGAPLRTDVRLTAQRPGEVRGELTARAPAGIEVRVPQRTTVPRGTRATVPVEVTVPEDTPSGEYRVPLAFAGQESTLTVRAFPRTGGPDLVRAPGAKASASGEETADFPASAAADGDGATRWSSPTGPDAWWQVELARPARVGQVVLHWQDAYATSYRVQVSSDGVTWHTAATVTDGRGGRETVGLDAKDTRFLRIRGDERATRFGYSLFTVEAYAVADR, encoded by the coding sequence GTGCGGCTCGCGGGAAGAAGGCGTACAGCGGCGGCGCTCGCGGTGGCCGTCATCAGCGGCCTGCTGGGCGGCGCCCAGCCGGCGGCGGCAGCACCCGGCGATCCCGCCTCCCCGGCGGGCACCGCCCGGGACCCCGAGAGCGCCGCGGCCGTCCCGCCCCTCTGGCCCCGCCCCCAGTCGGTGCGCGCGGGCGGAGGCGTCCTGCCGCTGGGCCACGAGGCGACCGTCGTCGCGGCCCCCGGCACCGACCCCTACGCCGCGGCCCTGCTGAAGGACGTCCTGCGCGACGCCGGGGTGCGGACCGTGCACGACGCGCTGCCCGGCCGGGGTCCGGTGTTCCTCCTCGGCGGCCCCGGGGCCGGGCGGGCACTGCACGCGCTGCGCGCCGCGGAGACGGGCGACCTGCCCCGCGGCGGCTACCGCCTCGCCTCCGGAGAGGTCGCCGGCCGGGCCACCGTCGCGCTCGACGGCACCGGTGACGACGGCCTGTTCCACGGCGTGCAGACGCTGCGCCAGCTGGTCACCGGCGACGGCGTCCCGCACGTCGTGGTCCGCGACTGGCCCGGCACCGCCGTCCGCGGCACCACGGAGGGCTTCTACGGCACGCCGTGGACCCATCGGCAGCGCATGGAGCAACTGGACTTCATGGGCCGCACCAAGCAGAACCGGTACCTCTACGCCCCCGGCGACGACCCGTACCGCCAGGCGATGTGGCGCGAGGCCTATCCGGCCGTGCAGCGCGCCGAGTTCAGGGAGCTGGCCGAGCACGCCCGGCGCAACCACGTGGTGCTCGCCTGGGCGGTGGCCCCGGCCCAGTCCATGTGCCTCTCCGACGACGGCGACATCCGGGCGCTGAACCGCAAGATCGACGCCATGTGGGCGCTGGGCGTACGGGCGTTCCAGCTCCAGTTCCAGGACGTCAGCTACAGCGAGTGGCACTGCGGGAAGGACGCCAGGGCCTTCGGGTCGGGGCCCGCCGCGGCGGCGAAGGCGCACGCACGCGTCGCGGACGCCGTCGCCCGCCACCTGGCGGACCGTCACCCGGGCGCGGAACAGCTGTCCGTGGTGCCCACCGAGTACTACCAGGACGGCCCCACTGACTACCGGCGCGCTCTGGCCGCGGAGCTGGACGACGGCATCCGGGTCGGCTGGACCGGCGTCGGCGTGGTGCCGCGCACCATCACCGGCCGCGAACTGGCCGAGACCCGGGAGGCCTTCGGCCGCCCGCTGGTCACCATGGACAACTACCCCGTCAACGACTGGGCCCAGGACCGGATCTTCCTCGGCCCCTACACCGGCCGCGACCCGGCGGTCGCCGGCGGCTCGGCGGCCCTGCTGGTCAACGCCATGGAACAGGCGTCGGCCTCCCGCATCCCGCTGTTCACCGCCGCCGACTTCGCCTGGAACCCCAAGGGCTACCGCCCCCAGGAGTCCTGGCGCGCCGCGCTCGACGACCTGGCCGGCGGCGACGCCCGCGCCCGCGAGGCGCTCGGCGCGCTGGCGGGCAACGACGCCTCCTCGATCCTCAGCCCCGACACGGAATCGGCCTACCTGCGGCCGCTGATGGACGAGTTCTGGCGCACCCGCGCCACCACCGACGCACAGGCCCAGGAACGCGCGGCCGACGCACTGCGGTCCGCCTTCGCCGTGATGCGCGAGGCCCCCGGACGGCTGGACTCCACGGCCGGCGGCGACCTCGCCGACGAGGTACGCCCCTGGCTGGACCAGCTCTCCCGCTACGGACACGCCGGCGAGAAGGCCGTCGACATGCTGCTCGCCCAGAGCCGCGGTGACGGGCAGGCCGCCTGGGACGCCTCGCTCGCGCTGGAACCACTGCGCGAACGGCTCTCGGCGAGCCGGGTCACCGTCGGCAAGGGCGTGCTCGGGGCGTTCCTCGACCGGGCGGAGAAGGAGTCACGCGCCTGGACCGGCGCCGACCGCGCGGGCGCCGGCAAGGGCGGGGACACCGTCCGCCTCGCCGGGCCCCGCCCGGTGACCGCCGTGACGACCATGACCGAACCCGGGCACACCTCCCCCGGCCACCTCGAAGGACATGTGCCCGGCGAGGGCTGGCGGCGGCTCGCCCCGCTCTCCGCGGGCGGCTGGACGCAGACCGACGTCAAGGAGCTCACCGTGGACGCGCTGCGGGTCGCGCCGGACGGCCCCCGGCCGCCGGCCGTGCGCGCGCTCGTCCCCTGGTTCGCCGACGAGCCCGCGGCCGGACTCGCGCTCGACCGCGAACAGGCGGGGGCGGAGATCGGCGGCGCCCCGCTCCGCACGGACGTGCGACTGACCGCCCAGCGCCCCGGCGAGGTCCGGGGCGAGCTGACCGCGCGGGCCCCGGCCGGCATCGAGGTGCGGGTGCCGCAGCGCACCACCGTCCCCCGCGGCACCCGCGCGACCGTCCCCGTCGAGGTCACGGTCCCCGAGGACACGCCGTCGGGCGAGTACCGGGTGCCGCTGGCCTTCGCCGGCCAGGAGTCCACACTCACCGTGCGGGCCTTCCCGCGGACCGGCGGGCCCGACCTGGTCCGCGCGCCCGGAGCGAAGGCGTCCGCGTCCGGCGAGGAGACGGCCGACTTCCCGGCGTCCGCCGCCGCCGACGGGGACGGCGCCACCCGCTGGTCCTCGCCCACCGGCCCGGACGCCTGGTGGCAGGTCGAGCTCGCCCGCCCGGCACGCGTGGGGCAGGTCGTGCTGCACTGGCAGGACGCGTACGCGACGTCCTACCGCGTACAGGTCTCCTCCGACGGGGTCACCTGGCACACGGCGGCCACCGTCACCGACGGCCGAGGCGGCCGCGAGACCGTCGGCCTGGACGCGAAGGACACCCGCTTCCTCCGGATCCGGGGGGACGAGCGGGCGACCCGCTTCGGGTACTCCCTCTTCACCGTCGAGGCGTATGCGGTCGCGGACCGCTGA
- a CDS encoding HNH endonuclease codes for MPHVLVLNASYEPLGVVPLRRALVLVLENKALCLEESGALLHSATRVVAAPSVVRLKRFVRVPYRGPVPLTRKALFARDGGRCMYCGGVATSVDHVVPRSRGGQHAWDNVVAACRRCNHVKADRHLRELGWHLRHQPAPPSGLAWRIIGTGHRDPRWLPYLQPYGAEDAMERIDGVSA; via the coding sequence GTGCCGCATGTCCTGGTCCTCAACGCGTCGTACGAGCCACTGGGCGTCGTACCGCTCCGCCGCGCTCTCGTCCTCGTCCTGGAGAACAAGGCTCTCTGCCTCGAGGAGTCCGGCGCCCTCCTGCACAGTGCGACCCGTGTCGTCGCCGCGCCCAGTGTGGTGAGGCTCAAACGATTCGTACGGGTCCCCTACCGGGGGCCCGTTCCGCTCACCCGCAAAGCGCTCTTCGCCCGCGACGGCGGGCGCTGCATGTACTGCGGTGGCGTCGCAACCAGCGTCGACCACGTGGTGCCGCGCAGCCGCGGAGGGCAGCACGCCTGGGACAACGTGGTGGCGGCCTGCCGCCGCTGCAACCACGTCAAGGCCGACCGGCACCTGCGCGAGCTGGGCTGGCACCTGCGCCACCAGCCCGCCCCGCCCAGCGGGCTCGCCTGGCGGATCATCGGCACGGGCCACCGTGACCCGCGCTGGCTGCCGTACCTCCAGCCGTACGGGGCGGAGGATGCGATGGAGCGCATCGACGGGGTGTCGGCGTAG
- a CDS encoding mechanosensitive ion channel family protein — protein MTAFWSAVRADGTQQPAPVTLEEAAERAGDAAGWVEENWSTWLNTGLRIALILTVALVLRMLVRRALTKLIERMNRSAQAVEGTALGGLLVNAERRRQRSEAIGSVLRSIASFLILGTAGLMVLGAFNINLAPLLASAGVAGVAIGFGARNLVTDFLSGVFMIMEDQYGVGDSVDAGVASGEVIEVGLRVTKLRGDNGEIWYVRNGEIKRIGNLSQGWATSAVDVTVRPSEDLDRVKAVIGEVADELAKSEPWNERLWGPVEVLGLTEVLLDSMTFRVAAKTMPGQALGVERELRWRIKRAFDAEGIRIVGGLPQQAEEAVADPTAGMSAPSAFASQTSPQSLAASPIPPPTNLSK, from the coding sequence GTGACCGCGTTCTGGTCCGCCGTACGCGCGGACGGCACTCAGCAACCCGCCCCCGTCACGCTCGAGGAGGCCGCCGAGAGAGCGGGCGACGCGGCGGGGTGGGTCGAGGAGAACTGGTCCACCTGGCTGAACACCGGTCTGCGGATCGCGCTGATCCTGACGGTCGCGCTGGTGCTGCGCATGCTGGTGCGCCGCGCGCTGACCAAGCTCATAGAGCGGATGAACCGGTCCGCGCAGGCGGTGGAGGGCACCGCGCTGGGGGGTCTGCTGGTCAACGCCGAGCGGCGCAGACAGCGCTCGGAGGCGATCGGCTCCGTGCTGCGTTCGATCGCGTCGTTCCTGATCCTGGGCACCGCGGGGCTGATGGTCCTCGGTGCGTTCAACATCAATCTGGCACCGCTGCTCGCCTCGGCGGGTGTGGCGGGTGTGGCGATCGGCTTCGGTGCGCGCAACCTCGTCACCGACTTTCTCTCCGGCGTGTTCATGATCATGGAGGACCAGTACGGCGTCGGGGACTCGGTCGACGCGGGCGTGGCGTCGGGCGAGGTCATCGAGGTGGGCCTGCGCGTCACCAAGCTGCGCGGTGACAACGGCGAGATCTGGTATGTGCGCAACGGCGAGATCAAGCGGATCGGCAACCTCAGTCAGGGCTGGGCGACGTCGGCCGTGGATGTCACCGTTCGGCCGTCGGAGGACCTGGACCGGGTGAAGGCCGTGATCGGCGAGGTCGCGGACGAGCTCGCCAAGTCGGAGCCGTGGAACGAGCGCCTGTGGGGCCCTGTCGAGGTGCTGGGTCTGACCGAGGTGCTGCTCGACTCGATGACGTTCCGGGTGGCGGCGAAGACGATGCCGGGCCAGGCGCTCGGCGTGGAGCGCGAGCTGCGCTGGCGGATCAAGCGGGCGTTCGACGCGGAGGGCATCCGGATCGTCGGCGGGCTGCCGCAGCAGGCGGAGGAGGCCGTCGCCGACCCCACGGCGGGCATGTCCGCGCCGTCGGCGTTCGCCTCCCAGACCTCTCCGCAGTCCCTGGCCGCGTCACCGATACCGCCGCCCACCAACCTGTCCAAGTAG
- a CDS encoding ROK family transcriptional regulator codes for MAGTTPGTPRVLRAMNDRAALDLLLEHGPLSRTRIGNLTGLSKPTASQLLARLEAAGLVVVTGTTAGRPGPSAQLYAVNARAAYAAGLDVTSRRIRAAVADVTGAVAGEYELPTPGRRADSVVRQVTDALDGAVKAAGITRADVHRLVVGTPGAFDPSTGRLRYASHLPGWHAPALLDELAAALPMPVEYENDVNLVAVAEQRLGAARGHDTFVLLWNEEGLGASLVIGGRLHRGFTGGAGEVGFLPVPGTPLVRQVAKANSGGFQELAGAQALPRLARELGIEHIGSGPYAEVAASLLARAADADSGAYGQLLDAYATGLATGLASMVAVLDPELVVLSGDVIAAGGEPLRTRVAAELTELAAPRPRLVSGTVRHGPVLRGALESALATTRDEVFDTSR; via the coding sequence ATGGCCGGAACGACACCGGGGACACCGCGCGTGCTGCGGGCCATGAACGATCGCGCCGCGCTCGACCTGCTGCTGGAGCACGGACCGCTCTCCCGGACCCGGATCGGCAACCTCACCGGTCTGTCCAAGCCCACCGCCTCGCAGCTGCTGGCCCGGCTGGAGGCCGCCGGCCTGGTGGTCGTCACCGGCACCACCGCGGGCAGGCCGGGCCCCAGCGCCCAGCTGTACGCGGTCAACGCCCGTGCCGCGTACGCCGCCGGCCTGGACGTGACCTCGCGGCGGATCAGGGCCGCCGTCGCCGACGTCACCGGGGCGGTGGCCGGCGAGTACGAGCTGCCCACCCCCGGCCGCCGCGCGGACAGCGTCGTCCGCCAGGTCACCGACGCGCTCGACGGCGCGGTCAAGGCCGCCGGCATCACCCGTGCCGACGTCCACCGCCTGGTCGTCGGCACCCCCGGCGCCTTCGACCCGTCCACCGGACGGCTCCGGTACGCCTCCCACCTGCCCGGCTGGCACGCGCCCGCCCTCCTCGACGAGCTGGCCGCCGCCCTGCCGATGCCGGTCGAGTACGAGAACGACGTCAACCTGGTCGCCGTCGCCGAGCAGCGGCTCGGCGCGGCCCGCGGCCACGACACCTTCGTCCTGCTGTGGAACGAGGAGGGTCTCGGCGCCTCGCTCGTGATCGGCGGCAGGCTGCACCGCGGCTTCACCGGCGGCGCCGGCGAGGTCGGCTTCCTGCCGGTGCCCGGCACCCCGCTCGTCCGGCAGGTCGCCAAGGCCAACAGCGGCGGCTTCCAGGAACTGGCGGGCGCGCAGGCGCTGCCGCGGCTCGCGCGCGAGCTCGGCATCGAGCACATCGGCAGCGGTCCGTACGCGGAGGTCGCCGCCTCCTTGCTCGCGCGCGCCGCCGACGCCGACTCGGGCGCGTACGGGCAGCTGCTCGACGCCTACGCGACCGGCCTCGCCACCGGTCTCGCCTCCATGGTCGCCGTGCTCGACCCGGAGCTCGTCGTGCTCTCCGGCGACGTCATCGCCGCGGGCGGCGAGCCGCTGCGCACCCGGGTCGCGGCCGAGCTCACCGAGCTCGCCGCGCCCCGCCCCCGGCTCGTCTCCGGCACCGTCCGGCACGGCCCGGTGCTGCGCGGCGCGCTGGAGAGCGCCCTGGCCACCACCCGGGACGAGGTCTTCGACACCTCGCGCTGA
- a CDS encoding ABC transporter substrate-binding protein, producing the protein MPRIRRTTAAALAATAAISLLATACTGSAGDAAPDDPKARTTLTFWHGWSAPSEVAAIEANIRSFEAKHPNITVKTVKGITDDKLNQALRAGGSQAPDVVSSFTTDNVGRFCTTGALADLKPFLDKSGIDPAATFLPQMAKYTEHEGKRCAVPLLGDAYGLYYNKKAFAEAGITAPPKTLSEFDAVAEKLTKRKGDTYEQLGFMPNFQGYETTFEHYASQFGVRYFDADGKSALAGDPAVKALFTWQKKLADRLGGYERLERFRASLGDEWGPKHPFHTGQVAMQLDGEWRGKMASDAELDFEIGAAPFPVPDDQADQYGKGYLSGTILGIARVSEKQNAAWELVKYLSTDTDAVVSFANAIHNVPSTQAALKSPDLGDDPLYRTFVSIAQHPGSSHAPSSVNGGAFLLTAQDLGVRWEAGREKDLDAGLRKADAQVDKDNEQAR; encoded by the coding sequence ATGCCCAGAATCCGCCGGACCACGGCCGCCGCGCTCGCGGCGACCGCCGCGATATCGCTCCTCGCCACGGCCTGCACGGGGTCGGCCGGCGACGCCGCGCCGGACGATCCGAAGGCGCGGACGACCCTCACCTTCTGGCACGGCTGGTCCGCGCCCTCCGAGGTCGCCGCCATCGAGGCCAACATCAGATCCTTCGAGGCGAAGCACCCCAACATCACGGTGAAGACCGTGAAGGGCATCACGGACGACAAGCTGAACCAGGCGCTGCGGGCCGGCGGCTCCCAGGCGCCCGACGTCGTCTCCTCGTTCACCACGGACAACGTCGGCCGCTTCTGCACCACGGGGGCGCTCGCCGACCTGAAGCCGTTCCTCGACAAGTCCGGCATCGACCCGGCGGCCACCTTCCTGCCGCAGATGGCCAAGTACACCGAGCACGAGGGCAAGCGCTGCGCGGTGCCGCTGCTGGGCGACGCGTACGGCCTCTACTACAACAAGAAGGCGTTCGCCGAGGCAGGGATCACCGCCCCGCCGAAGACCCTCTCCGAGTTCGACGCGGTCGCCGAGAAGCTCACCAAGCGCAAGGGCGACACCTACGAGCAGCTCGGCTTCATGCCCAACTTCCAGGGCTACGAGACCACGTTCGAGCACTACGCCTCGCAGTTCGGCGTCCGGTACTTCGACGCGGACGGGAAGTCCGCCCTGGCCGGGGACCCGGCCGTGAAGGCGCTGTTCACCTGGCAGAAGAAGCTCGCCGACCGGCTCGGCGGCTACGAGCGGCTGGAGCGCTTCCGCGCGTCGCTGGGCGACGAGTGGGGCCCCAAGCACCCGTTCCACACCGGCCAGGTCGCCATGCAGCTCGACGGCGAGTGGCGCGGCAAGATGGCTTCGGACGCGGAGCTGGACTTCGAGATCGGCGCCGCGCCGTTCCCCGTCCCCGACGACCAGGCGGACCAGTACGGCAAGGGGTACCTGTCCGGCACGATCCTCGGCATCGCCCGGGTCAGCGAGAAGCAGAACGCCGCCTGGGAGCTGGTGAAGTACCTCTCCACCGACACCGACGCGGTGGTCTCCTTCGCCAACGCCATCCACAACGTGCCCTCCACCCAGGCCGCGCTGAAGTCGCCGGACCTGGGCGACGATCCCCTGTACCGCACGTTCGTCTCCATCGCCCAGCACCCGGGCAGCTCGCACGCGCCCTCCTCGGTGAACGGCGGGGCGTTCCTGCTCACCGCGCAGGACCTGGGGGTGCGCTGGGAGGCCGGCCGGGAGAAGGACCTGGACGCCGGGCTGCGCAAGGCCGACGCCCAGGTCGACAAGGACAACGAGCAGGCGCGCTGA
- a CDS encoding carbohydrate ABC transporter permease, translated as MAAVQAVRAVAPGLRARRRRNALRTLAFLSPWLVGFAVFFAYPLVSTVYFSFMKYDGFAPPTWVGLKNWAYVFGDYPFFWPALRNTLWLVAVMVSLRVLFGIGIGLLITKIRTGAGLFRTFFYLPYLAPPVAATMSFVFLLNPGTGPANTILESLGLPAPGWFTDPAWSKPSLTLLALWGIGDLMVIFMAALLDVPKEQYEAAELDGAGPWQRFRHVTLPNISPIVLFAVVTGVIATMQYYTEPLVAAKVASGVIGGSGQQFEPGYPDRTTLTVPQIVYNLGFQRFDTGAACVVALVLFALAMAFTAVLMRRRSGFLSAED; from the coding sequence ATGGCCGCCGTCCAGGCCGTCCGCGCCGTGGCGCCGGGGCTGCGGGCCCGGCGCCGCAGGAACGCGCTGCGCACGCTCGCGTTCCTCTCCCCCTGGCTGGTCGGCTTCGCCGTCTTCTTCGCGTACCCGCTGGTGTCGACGGTCTACTTCAGCTTCATGAAGTACGACGGGTTCGCTCCGCCGACCTGGGTGGGCCTGAAGAACTGGGCGTACGTCTTCGGCGACTACCCCTTCTTCTGGCCCGCGCTGCGCAACACGCTGTGGCTGGTCGCCGTGATGGTGTCGCTGCGGGTCCTCTTCGGGATCGGCATCGGGCTGCTGATCACGAAGATCAGAACGGGTGCCGGGCTGTTCCGGACCTTCTTCTACCTGCCCTACCTCGCCCCGCCGGTCGCCGCGACCATGTCGTTCGTCTTCCTGCTCAACCCCGGTACGGGACCGGCGAACACGATCCTGGAGTCGCTGGGGCTGCCGGCGCCCGGCTGGTTCACCGACCCGGCGTGGTCCAAGCCGTCGCTGACGCTGCTCGCGCTGTGGGGCATCGGCGACCTGATGGTGATCTTCATGGCCGCGCTGCTCGACGTGCCGAAGGAGCAGTACGAGGCGGCGGAGCTGGACGGCGCGGGGCCGTGGCAGCGGTTCCGGCACGTCACCCTGCCGAACATCTCGCCCATCGTGCTCTTCGCGGTCGTCACCGGCGTCATCGCGACCATGCAGTACTACACGGAGCCGCTGGTGGCCGCGAAGGTCGCCAGCGGGGTGATCGGCGGCTCCGGCCAGCAGTTCGAACCGGGCTATCCCGACCGGACCACGCTCACCGTCCCGCAGATCGTCTACAACCTGGGCTTCCAGCGCTTCGACACCGGAGCGGCGTGCGTGGTCGCGCTGGTGCTGTTCGCCCTGGCGATGGCGTTCACCGCGGTGCTGATGCGGCGCCGCTCCGGCTTCCTGTCGGCGGAGGACTGA